The following coding sequences are from one Ursus arctos isolate Adak ecotype North America unplaced genomic scaffold, UrsArc2.0 scaffold_23, whole genome shotgun sequence window:
- the TMEM80 gene encoding transmembrane protein 80 isoform X1 has product MAAARRGRASSVVLSSVSLQVLLYLSGAYYALYFLATLLMVVYKSQVFSYPHPYLVLDLTLLLLMGILEVTRLYLGELTENHIVRRITEILAYMLGTAEPSSLYRVVLRDTFDVNHLATCFASLPLQVHSVLISLFRSFIQEAGNTGSTLGRDASTWKPILQKPQGDRQHCDHSPTEPVAWSPRVFTSPPSFPFCWPL; this is encoded by the exons ATGGCTGCCGCCCGGCGAG GGAGAGCTTCCTCCGTGGTG CTCTCGTCCGTGTCTCTGCAGGTGCTGCTCTATCTGAGTGGGGCGTACTACGCCCTGTACTTCCTAGCTACGCTCCTGATGGTTGTGTATAAAA GTCAGGTTTTCAGTTATCCTCATCCTTACCTGGTCCTCGACCTGACTCTGCTGCTTCTGATGGGGATTCTGGAAGTGACTCGGTTGTATCTTGGTGAGTTGACTGAAAACCATATAGTACGTAGGATCACAGAAATACTAGCTTACATGCTGGGAACCGCTGAACCTTCATCCCTGTATCGCGTGGTTCTTAGAGACACTTTTGATGTCAACCACTTAGCCACTTGCTTTGCAAGCCTCCCCTTACAAGTTCATTCAGTATTAATTAGTTTATTCAGAAGTTTCATTCAAGAGGCAGGCAACACGGGCAGCACCCTTGGGAGAGACGCTTCCACTTGGAAGCCTATCCTGCAGAAGCCGCAGGGTGACAGACAACACTGCGATCACAGCCCGACTGAGCCAGTTGCCTGGAGCCCCAGAGTATTCACctcacccccttccttccccttctgttgGCCTCTGTAG
- the TMEM80 gene encoding transmembrane protein 80 isoform X3 encodes MAAARRGRASSVVLSSVSLQVLLYLSGAYYALYFLATLLMVVYKSQVFSYPHPYLVLDLTLLLLMGILEVTRLYLGTKGNLTEAEVPLAISLVLTAGGALLSTYFLLWQTLVLRADSILSTALLALHGLEAILQLVAIAAFVS; translated from the exons ATGGCTGCCGCCCGGCGAG GGAGAGCTTCCTCCGTGGTG CTCTCGTCCGTGTCTCTGCAGGTGCTGCTCTATCTGAGTGGGGCGTACTACGCCCTGTACTTCCTAGCTACGCTCCTGATGGTTGTGTATAAAA GTCAGGTTTTCAGTTATCCTCATCCTTACCTGGTCCTCGACCTGACTCTGCTGCTTCTGATGGGGATTCTGGAAGTGACTCGGTTGTATCTTG GCACCAAGGGCAACCTGACGGAGGCTGAGGTGCCCCTGGCCATCAGCCTGGTCCTTACGGCGGGAGGCGCCCTGCTGTCCACCTACTTTCTGCTCTGGCAGACCCTGGTGCTGCGGGCAGACTCCATCCTCAGCACCGCGCTCCTGGCACTCCATGGCCTGGAGGCCATCCTGCAGCTGGTGGCCATTGCTGCCTTCGTCAGCTAG
- the TMEM80 gene encoding transmembrane protein 80 isoform X2, with amino-acid sequence MGQVSTQVGPGASLTYMLSFPGRASSVVLSSVSLQVLLYLSGAYYALYFLATLLMVVYKSQVFSYPHPYLVLDLTLLLLMGILEVTRLYLGTKGNLTEAEVPLAISLVLTAGGALLSTYFLLWQTLVLRADSILSTALLALHGLEAILQLVAIAAFVS; translated from the exons ATGGGCCAGGTAAGCACCCAGGTGGGACCTGGGGCCTCACTGACCTATATGCTTTCTTTTCCAGGGAGAGCTTCCTCCGTGGTG CTCTCGTCCGTGTCTCTGCAGGTGCTGCTCTATCTGAGTGGGGCGTACTACGCCCTGTACTTCCTAGCTACGCTCCTGATGGTTGTGTATAAAA GTCAGGTTTTCAGTTATCCTCATCCTTACCTGGTCCTCGACCTGACTCTGCTGCTTCTGATGGGGATTCTGGAAGTGACTCGGTTGTATCTTG GCACCAAGGGCAACCTGACGGAGGCTGAGGTGCCCCTGGCCATCAGCCTGGTCCTTACGGCGGGAGGCGCCCTGCTGTCCACCTACTTTCTGCTCTGGCAGACCCTGGTGCTGCGGGCAGACTCCATCCTCAGCACCGCGCTCCTGGCACTCCATGGCCTGGAGGCCATCCTGCAGCTGGTGGCCATTGCTGCCTTCGTCAGCTAG
- the TMEM80 gene encoding transmembrane protein 80 isoform X4, whose amino-acid sequence MKVLLYLSGAYYALYFLATLLMVVYKSQVFSYPHPYLVLDLTLLLLMGILEVTRLYLGTKGNLTEAEVPLAISLVLTAGGALLSTYFLLWQTLVLRADSILSTALLALHGLEAILQLVAIAAFVS is encoded by the exons ATGAAG GTGCTGCTCTATCTGAGTGGGGCGTACTACGCCCTGTACTTCCTAGCTACGCTCCTGATGGTTGTGTATAAAA GTCAGGTTTTCAGTTATCCTCATCCTTACCTGGTCCTCGACCTGACTCTGCTGCTTCTGATGGGGATTCTGGAAGTGACTCGGTTGTATCTTG GCACCAAGGGCAACCTGACGGAGGCTGAGGTGCCCCTGGCCATCAGCCTGGTCCTTACGGCGGGAGGCGCCCTGCTGTCCACCTACTTTCTGCTCTGGCAGACCCTGGTGCTGCGGGCAGACTCCATCCTCAGCACCGCGCTCCTGGCACTCCATGGCCTGGAGGCCATCCTGCAGCTGGTGGCCATTGCTGCCTTCGTCAGCTAG